AATTTTAAACCGGCATAAGCTCCTCCCAAATCACCTGAAACACAGATTAAATCATTCGGTTTTGCTCCGGTTCTGTAAACAATTTTTTCTTTTTCAGCCTCGCCTATTGCAGTAATGCTGATAACAAGCCCTGTAACCGAAGAACTTGTATCTCCTCCGATTAAATCAATACCGTAATTTTTACAAGCCAAATGTATTCCCGAATACAATTCATCAATAGCTTCCAGCGTAAAACGACTTGAAAATGCAACTGAAACAGTAATTTGTTTCGGCACGGCATTCATTGCATAAACATCCGACAAATTTACGACAACTGCCTTATATCCAAGATGTTTAAGTGGGACATAAGATAAATCAAAATGAACTCCTTCAATTAATAAATCGGTAGTTATTATTGTTTGCTTATTTTTATATTCCGTTACGGCGGCATCATCTCCTATTCCTATTATTGTAGAAGAATTATTTATTTTTATATCTTTGCTGAGTCGTTTTATCAAACCAAATTCACCAAGTTCCGAAATGCTTGTCATTATTGTTTAATTTAAATAAGTTGCAAAGATGAGAAAAAAAATAAAATCAACATATTTATTAGTTATTATTCTTTTCGGTTTATTAAGTTGTAATACAAAAGATGTAAACATCGGTGATATCAAAGACGTTAAACTAGGAGGAATAAATTCAGACAATATTTCTTTAAACATAACCGTTCCGATAAGTAATCCGAATAACTTTAAAATTAAGATTAAAAAGTATAATTTAACCTTAAAAATAAATAATCAAACTTTTAAACTTATTGAAAATAATAAAAACATAGTTATTTCAAGAAAATTTAACGGAACAATCTCTTTTCCGATTAAATTAAAAAGCGAAAAACTATTTAATTTAAAAACTGTCAAGACTCTATACCAACTTTTTTCATCAAAGAAAGCTGAAATTGAAATAATCGGTACAATAAAAATTAAAGTTATGTGTATTCCTAAAAAAATACAAATTAAAGAAAAAAGAACTGTTAACTTCTGATAATTTTCCGTTTTTTACTATTTTTGGAAATTCTTAAACCAAAGTTTAAAATGAAAACTATTACAATATTTATCATCATTTTTCAATTATCGTTCATTGTTTTTTCCCAGAAACAAACATTTAAAATTGAAGATTCTGGAATTACACCCTCATATAAAGTTGCAGGTAACGGAAATATTAACATCACACAAGATGCTAAAATATTACAAATAGTTAAAAGACACAAAGAGCTTAACAATAACAAGTTTCCGGGCTGGAGAGTTCAAATATATTTCGGCTCCGGGCAAAAAGCAATGGCGGAAGCCCAAAGTGCAAAAAAACATTTCTTAATAAGATACGGAAATAATTTAGGAGCATATATTGTTTATGATTCTCCCTTTTACAAAGTAAGAGTCGGTGATTTCAGAACAAAAGCCGAAGCATTAAATTTTAAAGATAAAATAAAATCAACATTCCATGAATCATGGATTGTTACCGACAGAATTAATTATCCTTTTGAATAATAATTGGTTATATTGTAAATACCGGTTAACGAATTTTAAAACAGCCATGAAAAAAACAATTTTCATCTTTATTTTATTAATTATTTCAACATCAAGCTTCTCTCAAATAGTAAATGTCGAAAAAAAGAGAAAACAAAAGAAGGGATTTCAGGCAACAATCGGTTTAAATTTTACTGTTAAAGAAACCGGAAGTCGCATACTTGAACTAAAGAATAATATTGATCTGCAATATTCAAACAAAGCTCACAATATTATCCTCCTTAATAATATTAAACTTTTAAGTGTTGATAAAGGTTCATTAATCAATAACGGATTCCAACACCTACGTTATAATTATACGATTAAAGACAGTAGTTTTTTAACCTTGGAGGTTTTTGGTCAATATCAATACAATGAACAAAAATTATTAAAAAAGAGAATAATAGCAGGGGGTGGACCCAGGTTCCGAATCGTTCAAAGCGAAAAAATAAGTTGGTATTTTGCACCTTTGGCTATGTATGAATTTGAACAGCTTTCTGATGATGATAATACTGAAATAAAATTATTCAGATTAGATTCTTATACAAATTTTCGATATTCAATAAGCAAATCAGTTTCATTTAATCTTATTACATATTATCAACCTGATTTCGGTAATTTTAATGACTTTAGAGTTTCCGGAGAAACAGGAATTCGTTTTCATATTAATAAATACCTATCCTATGGTGTTAATTATGCTTTCGATTATGATAGTCAACCGCCAACCGACATTCAAAATACATTTTGGTATTTCAAAAATACATTGATTTTAAAGTTATAAACTTCATCATTCTTCTTTCTTGTTTTTATCCCATAGTGTTTTATATTTGTAGATATTTTAAAATCTGACAGAAAAAGAGAAATGAGCGACACTTCCACAAAATACAATTCAATAGAAACAGAAAATAAATGGTATCAATATTGGCTTGATAATAAGCTGTTTAAATCAACTCCCGATGAGAGTGAACCTTTCACGATTGTAATTCCGCCCCCGAATGTAACAGGTGTTTTGCACATGGGACACATCATGAACAACACAATTCAGGACATTCTCATAAGGCGTGCACGTATGCAAGGCAAAAATGCTTGCTGGGTTCCCGGAACCGATCATGCTTCCATTGCAACCGAAGCAAAAGTTGTAAATAAACTTGCAGAAGAAGGTATCAGCAAAAATGACATTACCCGAGATGAATTTATGAAACACGCTTGGGAATGGACACACAAACACGGCGGAATCATTTTAGAACAGCTCAAAAAAATCGGTGCCTCTTGCGATTGGGACAGAACAAAATTCACTTTAGATGAAGACCTTTCCGAAAGCGTTATCAAAACCTTTATTGATTTATATGAAAAAGGGCTGATATATCGCGGAATAAGAATGGTAAACTGGGATCCGCAAGCACAAACTGCTGTTTCTGATGAAGAAGTTGAGTATAAAGATGAGCAATCAAAACTTTACTATGTAAAATACAAAATTATTGACAGTGATGAATATTTGACCATTGCAACCACACGTCCCGAAACAATTCTCGGCGACTCTGCAATATGTGTTCATCCTGATGACAACAGATACAAACATTTGAAAGGCAAAAAAATAATCGTTCCTCTGGTAAACCGTGAAGCTCCGATTATTTTTGATGATTATATCGATATTGAATTCGGAACGGGAGCATTAAAAGTGACTCCTGCACATGACGAAAACGATTATATGCTCGGGCAAAAACATAATTTGCAAGTTATTGACATTTTTAATCCTGACGGAACAATGAGCAAAGAAGCTCAATTGTATGAAAATATCGATCGTTTTGAAGTCAGAAAACTCATTGTAAAAGACCTTGAAAAATCAGGCAATTTTGTTAAATCCGAAAATTACACCAACCGTGTAGGATATTCGCAAAGAACACAGGTCGCTATTGAACCCAAACTTTCAATGCAATGGTTTTTGAAAATGGAAGAACTTGTAAAACCTGCCATTGAAAATGTAAATAACGGTAATATAAACTTCTCCCCGAAACGTTTTGTAAACACTTATAACCATTGGTTAGAAAATGTAAGAGATTGGAATATTTCTCGTCAGCTTTGGTGGGGACATCAAATTCCGGCTTATTATATTTCCGGAACTAACGATTTTGTAATTGCTGACAGTATTGAAAAAGCACTTGAACTTGCAAAAGAAAAAACAAACAATAACAAGCTAACAGTCAGCGACTTAAAGCAAGACGAAGATGTTCTTGATACTTGGTTCTCATCATGGCTTTGGCCTATTTCTGTTTTTGACGGTATTAGAAATCCGAATAACGAAGAAATAAACTATTATTATCCGACAAATGTTTTAGCGACCGGACATGATATTATCTTTTTCTGGGTAGCACGAATGATTTTTGCAGGATATGAGTTCAGAAATGAAAAGCCTTTCAAAGATGTATATTTCACAGG
This DNA window, taken from Bacteroidales bacterium, encodes the following:
- the thiL gene encoding thiamine-phosphate kinase is translated as MMTSISELGEFGLIKRLSKDIKINNSSTIIGIGDDAAVTEYKNKQTIITTDLLIEGVHFDLSYVPLKHLGYKAVVVNLSDVYAMNAVPKQITVSVAFSSRFTLEAIDELYSGIHLACKNYGIDLIGGDTSSSVTGLVISITAIGEAEKEKIVYRTGAKPNDLICVSGDLGGAYAGLKLLQREKEVFKSNPEIQPELKGHDYILERQLKPEARKDIIELLGNLNVKPTSMIDISDGLSSEILHISEQSKCGSRIYDQKLPVADQTKTFADELLIAATVFAMNGGEDYELLFTISQNDFDKIDKNSDITIIGHITEQSKGNYLIAGDGTEIKIEAQGWSHS
- a CDS encoding LEA type 2 family protein; the encoded protein is MRKKIKSTYLLVIILFGLLSCNTKDVNIGDIKDVKLGGINSDNISLNITVPISNPNNFKIKIKKYNLTLKINNQTFKLIENNKNIVISRKFNGTISFPIKLKSEKLFNLKTVKTLYQLFSSKKAEIEIIGTIKIKVMCIPKKIQIKEKRTVNF
- a CDS encoding SPOR domain-containing protein — encoded protein: MKTITIFIIIFQLSFIVFSQKQTFKIEDSGITPSYKVAGNGNINITQDAKILQIVKRHKELNNNKFPGWRVQIYFGSGQKAMAEAQSAKKHFLIRYGNNLGAYIVYDSPFYKVRVGDFRTKAEALNFKDKIKSTFHESWIVTDRINYPFE
- a CDS encoding DUF481 domain-containing protein → MKKTIFIFILLIISTSSFSQIVNVEKKRKQKKGFQATIGLNFTVKETGSRILELKNNIDLQYSNKAHNIILLNNIKLLSVDKGSLINNGFQHLRYNYTIKDSSFLTLEVFGQYQYNEQKLLKKRIIAGGGPRFRIVQSEKISWYFAPLAMYEFEQLSDDDNTEIKLFRLDSYTNFRYSISKSVSFNLITYYQPDFGNFNDFRVSGETGIRFHINKYLSYGVNYAFDYDSQPPTDIQNTFWYFKNTLILKL
- a CDS encoding valine--tRNA ligase, translating into MSDTSTKYNSIETENKWYQYWLDNKLFKSTPDESEPFTIVIPPPNVTGVLHMGHIMNNTIQDILIRRARMQGKNACWVPGTDHASIATEAKVVNKLAEEGISKNDITRDEFMKHAWEWTHKHGGIILEQLKKIGASCDWDRTKFTLDEDLSESVIKTFIDLYEKGLIYRGIRMVNWDPQAQTAVSDEEVEYKDEQSKLYYVKYKIIDSDEYLTIATTRPETILGDSAICVHPDDNRYKHLKGKKIIVPLVNREAPIIFDDYIDIEFGTGALKVTPAHDENDYMLGQKHNLQVIDIFNPDGTMSKEAQLYENIDRFEVRKLIVKDLEKSGNFVKSENYTNRVGYSQRTQVAIEPKLSMQWFLKMEELVKPAIENVNNGNINFSPKRFVNTYNHWLENVRDWNISRQLWWGHQIPAYYISGTNDFVIADSIEKALELAKEKTNNNKLTVSDLKQDEDVLDTWFSSWLWPISVFDGIRNPNNEEINYYYPTNVLATGHDIIFFWVARMIFAGYEFRNEKPFKDVYFTGMVRDEQRRKMSKQLGNSPDPIKLIEKYGADGVRFGMMLCSPAGGDLLYNDSLPEQGRNFSNKIWNAFRLTQSWEVDETIKQPKHSKVALQWFNEKFNEQIANLDELYDTFKLSEALMLVYKLFRDEFSSWLLEIVKPDYQKPIDSKTYIEIKTYFDKLLRILHPLMPFITEEIWHQLENRKDGESIMLAEMPKAQSVSKEIIAGFDFAKDVITQIRTIRKEKNLSYKNKLNLLYKDETESFNKTFESIIIRLSGIEEISETKEKVEGASHFVVKKTEFFVPLGNLIDKDAEIKKLSEELKYAKGFLNSVMKKLGNERFVNNAPPAVIEKENVKKADAEAKIKALEEQIKNLS